From one Novosphingobium sp. genomic stretch:
- a CDS encoding FIST N-terminal domain-containing protein, protein MVQNLVKSGVVFATSHADDPFEAMEEIAAQLGKEPLAGAILFCPHHFDAAKLAWAINLQTEGVRVIGCTSSGELTERGYDHDSLSAIGFPAGAFRLTSHCFLDIDHFDPVAARAQVRQLAAQAERESRALGESVNHVALFLVDGLSHSEELLTMTIQDALGEIPLIGGSSGDDLSFRQTAIFESGAFHQRAAVVAILSTPRPLHVFKAQHYRPGERKMVITGALPHDRIVTEINAEPAAQEYLRLAGHAGEELGVAFFAAHPLMVRAGGEYHVRSVQSANADGSLTFYCAIDEGLVLTVGEPVDRIAGMEALFSDIREQIGPVDRIIAFDCVLNRIDAERRQLSRDVSQLYSQNGVIGFNTYGEQYHALHINQSFSGLAIGQ, encoded by the coding sequence ATGGTGCAGAATCTGGTGAAATCGGGGGTGGTTTTTGCAACCTCGCATGCGGATGACCCGTTCGAGGCGATGGAGGAGATCGCCGCGCAATTGGGCAAGGAACCGCTGGCCGGGGCGATCCTGTTCTGCCCGCATCATTTCGACGCGGCAAAGCTGGCCTGGGCAATCAATCTGCAGACCGAAGGCGTGCGCGTGATCGGCTGCACCAGCTCGGGCGAGTTGACCGAGCGCGGCTATGACCATGACAGTCTGAGCGCCATCGGCTTTCCCGCCGGTGCCTTTCGCCTGACCTCGCACTGCTTTCTCGACATCGACCATTTCGACCCCGTCGCGGCGCGCGCGCAGGTCCGCCAGCTGGCCGCGCAGGCCGAGCGCGAAAGCCGGGCGCTGGGCGAAAGCGTCAACCATGTCGCGCTGTTTCTGGTCGATGGCCTGTCGCATTCGGAAGAATTGCTGACGATGACCATTCAGGACGCGCTGGGCGAGATCCCGCTGATCGGCGGCTCCTCGGGCGACGATCTCAGCTTCCGCCAAACCGCGATCTTCGAGAGCGGGGCCTTTCACCAGCGCGCGGCGGTGGTGGCGATCCTCTCCACCCCGCGTCCGCTGCATGTCTTCAAGGCGCAGCATTACCGCCCCGGCGAGCGCAAGATGGTGATCACCGGCGCGCTGCCCCATGACCGCATCGTCACCGAGATCAATGCCGAGCCTGCCGCTCAGGAATATCTGCGGCTCGCCGGCCATGCGGGGGAGGAGTTGGGCGTGGCCTTCTTCGCGGCCCATCCGCTGATGGTGCGCGCCGGGGGCGAATACCACGTCCGCTCGGTGCAGAGCGCCAATGCCGATGGCAGCCTGACCTTCTATTGCGCCATCGACGAGGGGCTGGTGCTGACCGTGGGCGAACCGGTCGACCGCATTGCCGGGATGGAAGCGCTGTTCTCCGACATTCGCGAGCAGATCGGCCCGGTCGACCGCATTATCGCCTTCGACTGCGTGCTCAACCGCATCGATGCCGAGCGGCGGCAGCTTTCGCGCGATGTGTCGCAGCTTTACAGCCAGAACGGGGTGATCGGCTTCAACACCTATGGCGAGCAATATCACGCGCTGCACATCAACCAGAGCTTCAGCGGGCTGGCCATCGGCCAATGA